The following proteins come from a genomic window of Thermoflexus sp.:
- a CDS encoding MaoC family dehydratase — MVELRVGSTASWTKTITRADVEAFAALTGDDNPLHLDEEFARNTRFGRPVVHGMLVAGLISAVLGRMLPGPGTIYLRQTLEFRRPVYPGDTITAVVEVLDIRKDKPIVTLATRCLNQHGEEVLRGEAMVLAPKGDPRRHADDP, encoded by the coding sequence ATGGTTGAGCTCCGCGTAGGCTCGACCGCCTCCTGGACGAAAACCATCACCCGTGCGGATGTCGAGGCCTTCGCCGCCCTGACGGGAGATGACAATCCATTGCATCTGGATGAAGAATTCGCCCGAAATACCCGCTTCGGCCGACCCGTTGTCCACGGGATGCTGGTGGCCGGGTTGATCTCCGCCGTCCTGGGACGGATGTTGCCGGGCCCGGGGACGATCTATCTTCGCCAGACCCTGGAGTTCCGACGCCCGGTCTACCCGGGCGATACCATCACTGCCGTGGTGGAGGTGCTCGACATCCGGAAGGATAAGCCGATCGTGACCCTGGCGACGCGCTGCCTCAATCAGCACGGCGAGGAGGTGCTGCGTGGGGAGGCTATGGTGTTA
- a CDS encoding 3-oxoacyl-ACP synthase — protein MTTIGIAGLGVYLPERVMTAEELAAASGIPVEIIRAKFGLNRKHIADVTGKGETASMMAAEAGRRALEDAGVPPQEVDALIYFGSMHKDYYVWLAAPRIQALLGAHRAYAFEICGTSAGLPFAMKAARSMMLADPSLRRVLLVAASNESMLLDYTNHRARFMFNFGDGAAACLLQRGHPFNLVLESALLTDGRFADFVRVPAGGSVLPPSHETVDRRLHFFDVTDPARMKAMLDPITLEHFVGVVREAIARSGCHGPDFLIPLHTKRSLFEALLSALGLQESQAVYLADYGHLSAADPLLGLYLAREEGRLRNGDVVVLLSAGTGYSWGATVIRWGGPHG, from the coding sequence ATGACAACGATCGGCATCGCCGGGCTGGGCGTCTATCTCCCGGAGCGGGTGATGACCGCGGAGGAGCTGGCGGCGGCATCGGGCATCCCGGTCGAGATCATCCGAGCCAAGTTCGGGCTGAATCGGAAACATATTGCGGATGTGACCGGCAAGGGGGAGACAGCCTCCATGATGGCCGCTGAGGCTGGCCGGCGCGCCCTTGAGGATGCCGGAGTTCCGCCCCAGGAGGTGGACGCCCTGATTTACTTCGGGAGCATGCATAAGGATTACTACGTGTGGCTGGCTGCGCCTCGCATCCAGGCGTTGCTGGGGGCCCATCGGGCCTATGCCTTCGAAATTTGTGGGACCTCAGCAGGGCTCCCCTTCGCCATGAAGGCAGCCCGAAGCATGATGCTGGCCGATCCCTCCCTGCGTCGCGTTCTGCTGGTAGCGGCCTCCAACGAGTCCATGTTGCTGGATTACACCAACCATCGCGCCCGCTTCATGTTCAACTTCGGCGATGGGGCGGCGGCCTGTCTGCTCCAGCGCGGCCATCCCTTCAACCTGGTTCTGGAATCCGCCCTGCTCACGGACGGCCGCTTCGCTGACTTCGTTCGCGTCCCAGCCGGGGGCTCGGTGCTCCCCCCCAGCCATGAAACTGTGGACCGGCGGCTGCATTTTTTCGATGTGACGGATCCCGCCCGGATGAAAGCGATGCTGGATCCCATCACTCTCGAGCATTTTGTGGGAGTGGTCCGGGAGGCCATCGCCCGCAGCGGATGCCATGGCCCGGATTTCCTGATCCCGCTGCACACCAAGCGCTCCCTCTTCGAGGCCTTGCTCTCCGCGCTCGGGCTGCAGGAATCTCAGGCCGTCTATCTCGCGGATTACGGCCATCTTTCCGCCGCCGATCCTCTGCTCGGGCTTTACCTCGCCCGGGAAGAGGGGCGCCTGCGAAACGGCGACGTGGTGGTGCTGCTGAGCGCGGGGACAGGATACTCCTGGGGCGCCACGGTGATCCGATGGGGAGGCCCCCATGGTTGA